The Hymenobacter sp. DG01 genome has a segment encoding these proteins:
- a CDS encoding phosphoheptose isomerase encodes MRSESTKPEIFQQVEQQLRQQGFGIERQDQTRPWGGFFVIDENQAQPFADTYFDGLSVDSLRIAGKLSPKVLLVAPHQRLSWQYHHRRAEIWRVVSGTVGIITSYTNEEGELKKYSPGEQITLQQGERHRLIGLEGWGTVAEIWQHTNADEPSDEDDIVRVQDDFGR; translated from the coding sequence ATGCGTTCAGAATCGACCAAACCAGAGATATTTCAGCAAGTTGAGCAGCAGCTCCGGCAGCAGGGCTTTGGCATTGAGCGCCAGGACCAGACGCGCCCCTGGGGCGGTTTCTTCGTGATTGACGAAAACCAGGCCCAGCCGTTTGCTGACACCTATTTCGATGGTCTTTCGGTGGATAGCCTACGCATCGCGGGCAAGCTGAGCCCCAAGGTGCTGCTGGTGGCGCCGCACCAACGCCTGTCGTGGCAGTACCACCACCGCCGGGCCGAAATCTGGCGCGTGGTGAGCGGCACTGTGGGCATTATCACCAGCTACACCAACGAGGAAGGCGAACTGAAAAAGTACAGCCCCGGCGAGCAGATTACTTTGCAGCAGGGCGAGCGGCACCGCCTCATTGGCCTGGAGGGCTGGGGAACCGTAGCCGAAATCTGGCAGCACACCAACGCCGATGAGCCCTCTGACGAGGACGACATCGTGCGCGTGCAGGACGACTTCGGCCGCTAA
- a CDS encoding DUF1080 domain-containing protein, with translation MTTFLLFPTPLPTMKAALLVSGLFLSFSMMAQAQQTGKPEDTEVWEPVPKTVTASPNLAPPPSDAVVLFNGQDLSPWVSTENRTAPAKWQVAGGLLTVDKKAGNIETRQTFTNYQLHLEWRIPAGMRETGQSRGNSGVFLASIGKGDLGYELQILDSYQNKTYVNGMAGSIYKQHIPLANPARKPGEWQSYDVLWTAPVFKADGSLQAPARVTVWFNGVVVQNNTVLAGPTQYIGKPSYQQAHGPSPIKLQAHGDPSAPISFRNIWVRKL, from the coding sequence ATGACAACCTTTCTTTTATTCCCTACCCCCTTGCCTACCATGAAGGCCGCTCTACTTGTTTCCGGATTATTTCTCAGCTTTTCGATGATGGCCCAGGCCCAGCAAACCGGCAAACCGGAAGACACGGAAGTATGGGAGCCCGTCCCGAAAACCGTAACGGCCAGCCCCAACCTGGCCCCTCCGCCTTCCGATGCCGTGGTGCTCTTCAACGGCCAGGACCTCAGCCCGTGGGTGAGCACCGAAAACCGCACCGCGCCGGCCAAGTGGCAGGTGGCGGGCGGCCTGCTGACCGTGGACAAAAAAGCGGGCAACATCGAAACCCGGCAGACTTTCACCAATTACCAGCTGCACCTGGAGTGGCGCATTCCAGCGGGCATGCGCGAAACGGGACAGTCCCGCGGCAACAGCGGCGTGTTTCTGGCCTCCATCGGCAAGGGCGACCTGGGCTACGAGCTGCAGATTCTGGACTCCTACCAGAACAAAACCTACGTAAATGGCATGGCGGGCAGCATTTATAAGCAGCACATCCCGCTGGCTAACCCCGCCCGCAAGCCCGGCGAGTGGCAATCGTACGACGTGCTCTGGACCGCGCCCGTGTTCAAGGCCGATGGCTCTCTGCAAGCGCCGGCCCGCGTGACGGTGTGGTTTAACGGGGTAGTAGTGCAGAACAACACGGTACTGGCCGGCCCTACCCAGTACATTGGCAAGCCCAGCTACCAGCAGGCCCACGGCCCCTCGCCTATCAAGCTGCAGGCCCACGGCGACCCCAGCGCGCCCATCAGCTTCCGCAACATCTGGGTGCGTAAGTTATAG
- a CDS encoding hydroxypyruvate isomerase family protein gives MATWNRRAALQGLLTSAATVGALGLAAACSPSEEQKATGNEALKGALKQAVCRWCFQDMPLEKLCAAAKEMGLRGIDLVRPKDWPTLKKYGLESSMCNGAEINLTDGFNDPRFHAQLQKQYTEMIPQVAQAGYRNLICFSGSRRGLSDAQGLENCARGLQPLLKLAAQHNVVLVMELLNSKIDHKDYQCDRTSWGVALARKMGSENFKLLYDIYHMQINEGDVIRTLTEHHAYIAHYHTAGVPGRHEIGDAQELNYPAIMRAIKATGFQGYVAQEFMPQQADKLASLRQAVQLCDV, from the coding sequence ATGGCTACCTGGAACCGTCGGGCCGCTTTGCAGGGCCTGTTGACCAGTGCCGCCACGGTGGGCGCGCTGGGCCTGGCCGCGGCCTGTTCTCCTTCTGAAGAGCAGAAAGCCACCGGCAACGAAGCCTTGAAGGGCGCGCTGAAACAGGCCGTGTGCCGCTGGTGCTTCCAGGACATGCCTCTGGAGAAACTTTGCGCGGCCGCCAAGGAAATGGGCCTGCGAGGCATCGACCTGGTAAGGCCGAAGGACTGGCCCACTCTGAAGAAGTACGGGCTGGAGTCCTCGATGTGCAACGGGGCCGAAATCAACCTAACCGACGGCTTCAACGACCCGCGGTTTCATGCCCAGCTGCAGAAGCAGTACACCGAGATGATTCCGCAAGTGGCCCAGGCCGGCTACCGCAACCTGATTTGCTTTAGTGGCAGTCGCCGAGGCCTTTCGGATGCCCAGGGTCTGGAAAACTGCGCCCGGGGTCTGCAGCCCCTGCTGAAGCTGGCCGCTCAGCACAACGTGGTGCTGGTAATGGAGCTGCTCAACAGCAAAATCGACCACAAAGACTACCAGTGCGACCGAACCAGCTGGGGCGTAGCCTTGGCCCGGAAGATGGGCTCGGAGAACTTCAAGCTGCTCTACGACATCTACCACATGCAAATCAATGAGGGCGACGTTATCCGGACTCTCACCGAGCACCACGCTTACATTGCCCACTACCACACGGCCGGCGTACCCGGCCGCCACGAAATCGGGGACGCGCAGGAGCTGAACTACCCCGCCATCATGCGCGCCATTAAAGCCACCGGCTTCCAGGGCTACGTGGCCCAGGAGTTCATGCCTCAGCAAGCCGACAAGCTGGCCTCCCTGCGCCAGGCCGTGCAGCTCTGCGACGTGTAA